A single genomic interval of Hafnia alvei harbors:
- the iscR gene encoding Fe-S cluster assembly transcriptional regulator IscR has protein sequence MRLTSKGRYAVTAMLDVALHSQEGPVPLADISERQGISLSYLEQLFSRLRKNGLVSSVRGPGGGYLLGKDAAEIAVGTVITAVDESVDATRCQGKEGCQGGTRCLTHTLWRDLSERISGFLNNITLAELVNNQEVLDVADRQNSDTRRGANTNGRQDTINVNLRA, from the coding sequence ATGAGACTGACATCCAAAGGCCGTTACGCTGTTACAGCCATGCTTGATGTGGCATTGCACTCCCAGGAAGGGCCAGTTCCACTGGCAGATATTTCCGAACGTCAGGGCATCTCGCTCTCTTATTTGGAACAATTATTTTCACGCCTGCGCAAAAATGGATTAGTTTCCAGCGTGCGTGGGCCAGGCGGTGGTTATTTGCTGGGTAAAGACGCAGCCGAAATCGCCGTAGGTACCGTGATCACTGCCGTTGATGAATCTGTTGATGCAACGCGCTGTCAGGGTAAAGAAGGTTGTCAGGGTGGAACCCGTTGTCTGACGCACACGCTATGGCGTGACCTGAGTGAGCGTATCAGCGGTTTTCTGAATAACATCACTCTGGCTGAATTGGTGAATAACCAAGAAGTGCTGGATGTTGCCGATCGCCAGAATTCCGATACGCGTCGTGGTGCCAATACTAACGGTCGTCAGGACACGATTAACGTGAATCTGCGCGCATAA